In one Drosophila pseudoobscura strain MV-25-SWS-2005 chromosome X, UCI_Dpse_MV25, whole genome shotgun sequence genomic region, the following are encoded:
- the LOC26532156 gene encoding uncharacterized protein isoform X4, producing the protein MISWKTLLYRKMPSKPARCNTEIDGQIRNVHMTNLSVCIKQQRLDAVFKKTPPVKLEWMEFQDNTIKSQSKDGFEDRMEQTTPCPHTASLTPSDMKIQSFNKPIKEAQHQMVQIRDEHQNLYDSEAYPKQTSMEPFEMRRYCFNQSVGEDEDLQLMGNTRGKGIHFSDPGLSSPLSQVESSSMEYGTSKQTTSEAQHNMEKTINESQQLYDQRPSPPPTSLKPSGIKSYSFNQSIDKDQHTMEENMRERIQFFDPRLSSPSSYVDPRNMEYRPFNQPMGGDQHPMDDPVHEDSSSMQYRANRPSMGGDGDQHLKGDTNGERIKFFYPGVSSPSSHEGSCNIEYKSFNQFIGGSQPHMEQTMDKPQNIYNHPVPSGMRRNSLYQSIGGDQNLKEDTLEEQSQPFDPGLSLTLSNVGPCNMESRALNQFMGGVQPRMEHQGPSPPPNSLDPSGIRHYSYNQSIDEGIPLFHPELSSPSSHAESSRMEYRAFNQSMDGGQHQMEQTMDEPHPFPTTTSLEPSEMRRHSFNQSMGEDEDLQLIENTRGEGIQYSDPGLSSPSSQVESSGMEYRTSNQTMDGAHHYMEQTMDEPKLLHDQIPSSNPNSLDPSGMRRHSLKDSLGGNQHLNEEQSQLFHLGQSLSSSHVDPCNIEHRAFKLSTGGDQHPIENTRAEGIKFFDPKLSTLSPPSPPAGLSSMGHQFDKTTKDAPQIYDSRLPAMRACFIEKPVRGPQNDMQQKLCEIPKIFGTTNVGDQQLFDTKGPSGIEKLSFNQSIGGHQHIKQKIIGAIQQDGKNTKGGSQKFQGPGPSGLGVHLQDSKGRATGESMGVPQNIMQKTIGKPPNYHEKTNGAPRKFKGPRQSGLGQRSLNQSINRPQHLMKKKTMDACLQGDKKTKGGPQNLECRGPSGLEVNIWDSMGHAKGKFMGGSQNLMLKTMVERLKFHEMRKHKPQKVYDPMTPTKGRRHFGCSVCSATSSKCTPEVPTVVEPPFYDVKYPNTARSTYSDGSHYVTPYPSSEEASDSPTPRTKGTEKREDVHKNLREDMLHVLMSVRCELGGEVTFREDDYLEKELARYKAVLIKTKEKKLKKVMRGGDPKAERRYLLENMERDLLSVLK; encoded by the exons ATGATATCCTGGAAAACTCTCCTCTACCGGAAGATGCCTTCGAAACCAGCTCGC TGCAACACAGAGATCGATGGACAGATCCGCAATGTCCACATGACCAACCTGAGCGTTTGCATCAAGCAGCAGCGCCTGGACGCCGTATTCAAAAAGACACCACCTGTTAAGCTAGAATGGATGGAGTTCCAGGACAACACGATAAAGTCCCAGTCCAAAGACGGCTTTGAGGATCGCATGGAACAGACCACTCCCTGTCCGCACACGGCTTCGCTGACGCCATCCGACATGAAAATTCAGTCCTTCAACAAGCCCATTAAGGAAGCTCAGCACCAAATGGTACAGATAAGGgatgaacatcaaaatctctACGACTCGGAGGCATATCCGAAACAGACTTCAATGGAGCCATTTGAGATGCGACGCTACTGCTTCAACCAGTCTGTGGGTGAAGATGAAGATCTGCAGCTTATGGGGAATACCAGAGGCAAAGGTATTCATTTTTCTGATCCGGGGCTATCTTCACCCCTCTCACAAGTAGAATCATCCAGCATGGAATATGGCACTTCCAAACAAACTACTAGCGAAGCTCAGCATAATATGGAAAAGACTATAAATGAATCTCAACAGCTGTACGACCAAAGACCATCTCCTCCACCAACTTCACTAAAGCCATCCGGGATCAAAAGTTACTCTTTTAACCAGTCTATAGACAAAGATCAGCACACCATGGAGGAAAACATGCGTGAGCGAATTCAATTTTTTGATCCGAGGTTATCCTCGCCTTCATCATATGTAGACCCACGTAACATGGAATATCGACCTTTCAACCAGCCTATGGGCGGAGATCAGCACCCCATGGATGATCCCGTACATGAAG ATTCATCCAGCATGCAATATCGCGCTAACAGACCGTCTATGGGCGGAGATGGAGATCAGCACCTTAAAGGGGATACCAATGGTGAAagaattaaatttttttatccGGGAGTATCTTCGCCTTCGTCACATGAAGGCTCATGCAACATAGAATATAAATCTTTCAATCAGTTTATTGGCGGTTCTCAGCCTCACATGGAGCAGACTATGGATAAAcctcaaaatatttacaaccATCCGGTTCCATCCGGAATGAGACGTAACTCCTTATACCAGTCTATAGGTGGAGATCAGAACCTCAAGGAGGATACCTTAGAGGAACAATCTCAACCTTTTGACCCAGGGCTATCTTTGACTTTGTCGAATGTAGGCCCATGCAACATGGAATCTCGAGCTCTTAACCAGTTTATGGGCGGCGTTCAACCCCGAATGGAACATCAAGGGCCATCTCCGCCACCGAATTCACTGGATCCATCAGGGATAAGACATTACTCCTATAACCAGTCTATAGACGAAGGTATTCCATTATTCCATCCGGAGCTATCTTCGCCTTCGTCACATGCAGAGTCATCCAGAATGGAATATCGCGCTTTCAACCAGTCTATGGATGGAGGTCAGCATCAGATGGAACAGACTATGGATGAACCTCACCCATTTCCAACCACGACTTCACTGGAGCCATCCGAGATGAGACGTCACTCATTCAACCAGTCTATGGGTGAAGATGAAGATCTGCAGCTCATAGAAAATACCAGAGGTGAAGGTATTCAATATTCTGATCCGGGGCTATCTTCGCCTTCGTCACAAGTAGAATCATCCGGCATGGAATATCGCACTTCCAATCAGACTATGGACGGAGCTCACCATTACATGGAACAGACTATGGATGAACCTAAACTTCTCCACGACCAAATACCATCTTCGAACCCGAATTCACTGGATCCATCAGGGATGAGACGTCATTCCCTCAAAGATTCTTTAGGTGGTAATCAGCACCTCAATGAGGAACAATCTCAACTTTTTCATCTAGGGCAATCTTTGTCTTCGTCACATGTAGACCCTTGCAACATCGAACATAGAGCTTTCAAGCTGTCTACAGGCGGTGATCAGCACCCCATAGAGAATACCAGGGCTGAAGGTATTAAATTTTTTGATCCTAAGCTATCGACGTTGTCTCCGCCATCCCCACCGGCGGGACTATCTAGCATGGGGCATCAATTCGACAAAACGACTAAGGATGCACCTCAAATTTACGATTCAAGGCTACCCGCCATGCGAGCGTGTTTTATCGAGAAGCCCGTACGGGGGCCTCAAAATGACATGCAACAGAAATTATGTGAAATTCCGAAAATTTTTGGAACGACCAATGTTGGCGACCAGCAATTGTTCGATACAAAGGGTCCATCTGGTATAGAAAAGTTATCTTTCAATCAGTCTATCGGCGGCCATCAGCACATCAAGCAAAAGATTATAGGTGCAATTCAGCAAGACGGCAAAAATACCAAGGGTGGATCTCAGAAATTCCAGGGTCCGGGACCATCCGGCTTGGGAGTGCATTTACAAGATTCTAAGGGACGCGCTACCGGCGAGTCCATGGGCGTCCCTCAGAATATTATGCAAAAGACAATAGGTAAGCCGCCTAATTACCACGAAAAAACCAATGGTGCACCTCGGAAATTCAAAGGTCCAAGACAATCTGGATTAGGGCAGCGCTCTTTGAACCAGTCTATAAACAGACCTCAGCACCTCATGAAGAAGAAGACCATGGATGCTTGTCTGCAAGGCGACAAAAAGACCAAAGGTGGTCCTCAGAATTTGGAATGTCGCGGACCATCCGGCCTTGAGGTGAATATATGGGATTCTATGGGACACGCCAAGGGCAAGTTCATGGGCGGCTCTCAGAACCTCATGTTAAAGACCATGGTTGAGCGGCTTAAATTCCACGAAATGAGAAAGCATAAACCTCAGAAAGTATACGACCCTATGACGCCAACGAAAGGCCGCCGACACTTTGGATGTTCTGTGTGTTCTGCGACATCCTCTAAATGCACCCCAGAGGTGCCCACAGTCGTCGAGCCACCTTTTTATGACGTCAAATATCCCAATACCGCTCGATCAACATATAGTGACGGATCCCACTATGTCACTCCATACCCCAGCAGTGAAGAAGCCTCTGACAGCCCAACTCCCAGAACGAAGGGGACAGAGAAACGAGAAGACGTCCACAAAAACCTGCGCGAGGACATGCTCCATGTTTTGATGTCAGTCCGATGCGAATTGGGCGGTGAAGTGACATTCCGAGAGGATGACTATCTGGAGAAAGAGTTGGCCCGCTACAAGGCAGTGCTCAttaaaaccaaagaaaaaaaacttaaaaaagtTATGCGGGGTGGGGATCCCAAGGCCGAGCGCCGCTATTTATTGGAGAACATGGAAAGAGATCTGCTCTCTGTTTTAAAATAG